TATAGCATATATCAGCACGATAGTGGTTGCTtggtaaattattttatgagcTAGGAAAGATGTGACTTTCTTCAATCCAGCAATTTATCAAAAGGATGCAGACAACTAACATGGAGCTTGCCAAAGAATAAATGCCAACACTAGAACCGCAGGCAATCCACTCAAGAACCAATTTTCATGACCTTAATttctcatattattattattattattttaaagtaattAAAAGTAGCATGTGACAAATCACAAAAACATAATAGATACCTCGTCATGTATTTGACAAGGCTAGAAAAGAAGCTCCTCGTACAGTGCTCAGCATAAAAGCTTGCAGCACTGTCCTCATCAAGTTGAACAATCCTCCCCTTGAAAATGATGAAACCAGATTCCAGAATGACATTCTTTATCCTATCAGTGTTCCCAAACAATCCATCTGGTTTTATCATAGCCAATGTTTTCTCATTCCGTATGCTCCCATTGCTTGAAGACCTGTATTCCCCAACCATTAACATAGCAGGCcaataagatttaaaaataataataataaaattttgacaagACGTCCACATAGAAGTCCCATGACAAAGTTTTCCTCCAAATGGAGACATCTCCTCTAAACTATTACATGGCATTTCAAACAACTGTCAATATGTATTTTAATCACATGACTCATTAAGGCATTAAAACAAACCACATGACCATTAAATAAGTCATGTAATTAAAAGCACACACAGATAGTCATTTGAATTACCATATAGTAGGTTGAAAGAAATTCATGTAAACTAGTTTAGAGGAAATTTTGTTGAAGattccacaccaaaaaaaagttgaaacgaGAAAAATACATGTCATTCACAAATTTCTTGTCAAAAAAAGGTTCAGATGAAGTTAGAAACAGAATTAGTGGCATCATTAAAACTGGGAGATGACtcctaaattttgtttctttcacCATCtccttttttaataaaaaatttccttttcaagTAATGCATAGGCATGTAAGCTCACAAAAGGATTTGGACctctttaaataaaataaaataagaccCTAAATCCCATATAGAATCTCTTTCAtgcttttttttcattctaCGGATTTCTTAGTGAGTAAAGAAAACAGAAATGCACTTCAATTTCTGTATATTTTCCAACCTTTTTTGGACTCCCTAATATGATAAATGACACCATCTGAGTGCTTATTCTAAAGCTCATGAGCTACAATTCTTCTAGCAACCAAACTGAatacaaaaaattcaaacagaGTATTTGTACTCTTCAATGCTCTAAAATTTCCAGAAATTTTCTCAGAAACCAAACAAAGCAATTCAATACAACACTATCTGAGTACCTATTCTTAAGTTTGTGAgctaaaattttcttaacaaaGCATTTTCAAATacagaaaattcaaaaccagAGAATCCATGCACTATAATACTTTGAATTTCCAAATGttacttctcttttcttttcccgaaTTTTCTCAGCAGCCAAACAAAGTAATTCAATACGACACTATCTGAGTTCTTATTCTAAAGCTCATGAGTTACAATTCTTTAAGCATCCAAACTGAGCATAAAAGTTCAAACAGAGTATTGGTACACTTCAATGCTCTAaaatttccagaatttttctcAGGAACCAAACAATGCAATTCAATACAACACCATCTGAGTACTTATTCTAAAGCTTGTGAActaaaattttcataacaaagCATTTTCAAGTAGAGCAAAttcaaagcttttttttttttttttttgctgaataaaaaaaaattaatattatgatGAATACGACTTGCACACTCcaaatcctttttctttttctttttttttgataccatCCAAATCCTATTATTAATTTGGCAACaaactttaaatatatttacAACTTGACATACTTCTATTTGCAAAGCTCAAgtagtaaaaattgtattttcctTAGCATTACtgttatttttttgctaaaagagaaacaaaacacAAGGACAACCCAGAAAAGAAATACAACTGGATATCCAAATAGAACAACATTGACAAAGAAGTAGCATCCCCAAACTATAACACGAGTGAATCCTTCCTCAATTGAAACTGCTACTGCTCTTTTTAGTGCAAAGGATTACGTAATCGGGTTCATATGTAGCACTTAGTCAATCCATAAGACCTTGCAGGTTTTGAATGAAAGTGTCTAAATATCTCTCTTGCATGCCTTCACTAGTAAGTTCCTCCTTCAACTTGGCATGATTATATTTCACCAGCCCAGATATTTCACTGTCCTCGTCCATCACAGAGATAATGGCCTTACTTATGCTTTCCTTGGAAATCCACCCATTATCTTCTCTCTCCACCTCCACCGCAACTTTGAGTTGTTCCACCATTAACCTGGCACCCACAGTTTGATCACCAAGGAATGGAACGCATACTATTTGGCAATCACTCAAGAGAGACTCCCACATGGACCCATATCCACAATGTGTCACAGAACAGCCAATAGATGGGTGCTCCAATATCAATGTTTGTGGCACCCATCCCCCATACACCCATCCTCTCCCTTCAACCCTCTCTTCAAACCCATCTGGAAAAGCTTCTTCAATTGTTGCGCAACCATCTGGAGCACTCAGAGCCACCAAAAATGGTTGCCCACATAACTCAAACCCCAAAAGTAGCTCCTGAAACTGGTCCTTTTGCAGTTTATTTTGACTCCCAAATGCACAATACACCACAGTACCTCGCTTGAAACTGCATAACCAATTAGTCCATTTCTCGTCTAGCTTTGTGGCCGGAGCTTCAGGCAAGACAGGTCCTGTTAGCAGCACAGGTTTAGCATAATGCTGCCTTAAGTAGTCACAGTATGGCCCTTCAAACTCATGATATGTCCTAAGCGCCACGGCATCACTCCGAATCAAGCCATAGGTAATTCGAACATAAAGAGACATCTCTGTTCCATGAGGCTTGGCAAATACTTTTAGTTGCGCAATCTCATAGTCCTTGCACTTCATTCGCACGCACGAAGGAGGATAGCCAGGTGGCAGTTGCATGAAGTCTTGTACAGTCATGTCCTCTGGTTTGTCCTTGGTAGGAACCGTAACTGCTGGCGCTGCTGGGGTTACAATGGTGTAACATATGGCCTTGGAGCCAATTTGGTGAGCTAAGTCTGGCATCCAAGGGCTGAAGTTAAAGAAAACGAAATCAGGGTTGAGACTGGTGAGAATGGTTTGAACTTGGGGTTGGGTTTGGTCAAAGGCAAGAAGAAGATGACCAAGAAGTGGAGGAGGAATATCTGAGGTAGTGTTGGCAGCAGGGGGTAGTGTATGTAGAGTGGGAACAAGAAGGGGATAGAAGGTGATGAGGTTTGGATAGAGGACGAGATGTTGTACCTTTGGTTGTGCTCCTTTGGGGAGTAAGAAAGATACCCTATGGCCTCTCTCTGAAAGCTTGTTTGAGAGGTGCAGGTAGGGAGTGATATGGCCAAAGGCAAACCAAGGAAACATGGCTACATGAAGAAGTTTTGTTGTGCTTCTTGAATTGCTCATCCTTTTGTGGTTTTCAACTTTTGATTTCTCCTCCGGCTTTGGCTTTGGGTTTTTGATCTATGGTTGTAGTGTGTGTGGGTTTCGATCTGTCACTGTGGAAGCCGGAGAACCGATCTCTAGTGATGATGAACGGAGGTGGGGGAGAGGTAATCCATCCCTACGGTGCTGTGgcaaatttgacaaaaaaaaaaagtaaggactAGAAGTAcatgccaaaataaaattataaatatgctAATCTTGCATCAACTGTTGCATGTATGCTTGGTAAAATGATTGATGCTTGAATAATCAAGCACAAGTATGGTCCACAAGTTTAATAATGGATGCTTGAAGGTGCCATTATTGTTTTGATAAGATTCGTTGCATTTACACACTCTTGTTCTGATTAGCAAATAATCGAAGCCCTCAATGACCTCTAATTATAAAATGAGTTAATGAcacttcattaattataaaaaaaaaattaaaactgacACTTCATTTAAATGGAAGAGAGATTATTTAATTGACTTAGATGAATAATTTTAGAACcataaattatttcataatttttttaccacAATTCTGATATGACAAATTGTGAGTAGTTAACTATCACTTACACATAAACctactattttttattcactAATCACACTCTGTCACATCACAATTAtgacaaaattgtgaaaaattatgtgATCTTAAACTTTTCCTGCTTAGATAATTTGAGAATGAAATgaaacctcttttttttcctacttttattattatttttttttcaatatttgtgaaaattacTACTTTTGCTTTAAACATAATCTTGTcatatatttaaacaaatttaataaaaaataaaagtatggATTATATTTCAAATAGAGTACTAAGTTCAGTGTGCCAGTGCATTAGATCCCATACAACGCAAACACATCACATATTGGcatcaatttttaatttgttttttgggaGAATCATGTTGGCATCATTTTGAGTCCTGTGTACTAGAGCATTATTAAGCCCCAGCCTTGTAGTGGTTTACAAGTCCgatgaatcaaaaaaaaaaaaaggtgggaaaAAAGGCTTTTAGGAATTAAGGGTCAACAGGCACCTGATGATAACCATCATTGGCTGTGGTGGAAGCGGAAGAGCAAATCCTATAGAAAAGCTATTTttcgagtccaaatcttctgtcccacttttcctgctccactttatactctaccaataaaaaattgtcacgtgttcatctaattaattaaatactactattaattaatatcgtagcattaataagtcaataatggtagtatttatttaattaggtgaatacgtggcaagtttttattggtggagtatagagtggagcaggaaaagtgggacagaaaaTTTAAACTCCTATTTTCCTGGAAGTTGTGCCGAGACAGAACACATGGGTGTGGGGATTTGGTAGCAGTTTCTCTCTCACTCAAATTAAAATAGAGAAAGACAGCACACATGAATGTACGTTTTACACTATATATTACTATATtctgcatttaattttttttttttaataaagaaagagaatgaataatgattatgtatttgaaaaaaagaaataattaacaatattaatattttaagacAGCATAATGTAAATTAAATAATCTAATGTgatgtgttttaaaaataaatacataaaaaaagattcttttattaaaataatcataaatttttcaatcttctaaccttttttttttttttttttgaaaacagcCTTACGGGCTAGTGAAAACATTCCAAGAAAATCTATCAATTTTTGTTCCTGTGAATGCATGTATTAAATACTTGATAGATTTTCTCCTCCTTTTGCATGCATTGTCAACAAAAATTGGATCTTGCATAACCCTATGTAGACAATGTGGGTTGAAATATCAAGCCTAGCAATTTAATGCATGCATCACCCTCAATTTGCTTAGAaggggttttattttttattttttattttttattttttatttttaaagtattgTTGCCCGAAGATGATCTTGCTTACTGATTTCATTTTCAGGACATAAGGCTCGGACCACGCTTGTTGGGAACAGAACTTTGCTGCAGCAGATGCAAGCATCTGTGAGCATCCCCCTCATCAGCAATTCTGATGATCCTGCATTTGCTAATTTCAACCAGGTAATTTCTGAATCTGCATTATATTTGGGTGAACTGCACTTGCTTAAAATAATGGAGTCCTTGATGGTAGAAATCAGCTACAAACCTGGAAATGAGCTGAACTTAATTGAAAGAGATCGAAACTTATATGCTGGAGCATTTGACCTTTGACTGGAAAAATATAGCCTGGTACCTTTTGGTTGTCACATAAAAATTGAATGGCCCCATTGTATTTAACATTACATTTGGattgctattttttatttattagcaATTTAACTCATTGAGGGAAAAGACTATCTCCTGTTTATAATAGTTAGACAAATTGCATTAAGACTTACGTAAAAAGATTTACAAGCAAACGAAAGAGACTCAATGAATACTATAATGGAAGCACTTTTACCAAGTCAATGCAATAAACCACTCAAAGTATTGATCTAATGAAAGATTGGCTTCCACATCTTCAAAAGTGCTATAATTCATTTTCCCCTGGCCTCCACAATGTTCATATTAGGCATAAGGGGGAAAATTTTAGACAATAGGTCAAGTAGCCACTTCAACATCACCCATTGAACCCCCACAATACACAAAAAACAAAGCTCTACAAAGCATGTGCAAGATCacaatgaaacaacaaatgATCTACAATTGCCCCATTGCACTTACACATAGAACACTGATCTACTAGCGTGATTCCTTTCTTCATGATATTATCATCAGTCAAAATCTTCACCCAAGCTGCTGTCCACACAAAGAATGCATTTATGCAACTCGCTTTAAAGCCTTGGCACATCAAATGcttttccatggaaaatgatTTCAGTTGGGGCTTACAAAATAGCATAGTATGAACAAGCATCAAACTTTCCACTACCAATAATTGGTGCATTGGAGGAAAATGGTTTGAGCCTAGAATCAACCGACTACAATTCCCTGTATTAAAATGTCCCTAATATTTATGACACTATTCATTTTaggaaattaatgaaataaatgaGGCTTTTAGGGACTTTCAAACTTATAAGATTCATGGAATTCTTTGAAGAAGGCCATAATATTAGCTTTAACCACCTGCCAGcaatgttgaaacttgaaagaggACCATAGTGAAACACTGAAACCATCTGGTCCTAAAGC
The sequence above is drawn from the Castanea sativa cultivar Marrone di Chiusa Pesio chromosome 5, ASM4071231v1 genome and encodes:
- the LOC142633325 gene encoding UDP-glycosyltransferase 79B7-like, whose amino-acid sequence is MSNSRSTTKLLHVAMFPWFAFGHITPYLHLSNKLSERGHRVSFLLPKGAQPKVQHLVLYPNLITFYPLLVPTLHTLPPAANTTSDIPPPLLGHLLLAFDQTQPQVQTILTSLNPDFVFFNFSPWMPDLAHQIGSKAICYTIVTPAAPAVTVPTKDKPEDMTVQDFMQLPPGYPPSCVRMKCKDYEIAQLKVFAKPHGTEMSLYVRITYGLIRSDAVALRTYHEFEGPYCDYLRQHYAKPVLLTGPVLPEAPATKLDEKWTNWLCSFKRGTVVYCAFGSQNKLQKDQFQELLLGFELCGQPFLVALSAPDGCATIEEAFPDGFEERVEGRGWVYGGWVPQTLILEHPSIGCSVTHCGYGSMWESLLSDCQIVCVPFLGDQTVGARLMVEQLKVAVEVEREDNGWISKESISKAIISVMDEDSEISGLVKYNHAKLKEELTSEGMQERYLDTFIQNLQGLMD